The sequence CCGCAACTAACTTTGTTTGTAACATCACCAAAGATAGGCATCTTTGGTTGATCATCATAAatataatcatcatcatcatcatcagaataATCATAATGGCTAGTTGACTCCTCCCATAACTTGAGATTGAGCCTGGCTTCGACGAGCAAATCCAAAGCAACACACTCATGGTTTTCAAAGACAAAAGTAGAGTCGTCAAGGTAGCCAAGACTTGGTACACTGAAAAGCATAGCGTCGTGATACTCTTGAGAATCAGGAAGATGGGTAAAAACCACAAGACGCTTGATGGATTTACTCATCATGATCGTACTGCAACATGGTGGATTATAAGGGTAAGCATCATCACAAATGTACAAGTCTTCCAAGACAAGAGAGCCATCGAGGAGGTCACAGTAATCGGGACAACCAAGGCCTGAAACTGATGAACTTTTGAACAAGAAAGATAAGTTTCTCTGAACTTTCTTATTAATTTACTCTCTTGAATGTTTCATTACAACATGAGTTCCTTTATATAGATAAGTAAACTAGGGTTTTAACTTTGATCTCCTTCGTCTTGTAGCAATGCATAACGGTTTTGGGTTGTGACAGCCTGTGCTTGACCATCTGGCTTGTCCTCTCTCAATTGCTTTACCTTTCCGTTCATTGCTTTAGCCTTATCCTCATTTGTGTTTTGTCTTGTGCAGGAAGAAGACCGTTGGAAGTGTAGCAGTAAATTCTGCGTTTTGTTCTTCTTGGTGTTGGGCTTCAAATGTGATGGGCTTGACCCATTTATGATAATAGGCCCCCTCAAACTTGGTGCACCGATTGTATCGACACCCAATTTGCCTCGAAGAGAAGAGAATGCAGCTTGAGGAAGAGATTTGGTGAAGATGTCCGCAATCTAATGTTGATTCGGAATGTTCTTAACCTCAAGAGCTCCAAGCGCGACTCTTTCTCGAACATAATGATAATCCAGAGCAAAATGCTTGGTTCTTGAATGAAAAGATGGATTCGCAGAGAGAAGCACCGTTGAGAGATTATCACAGAGTAACAGCAGAGTAGTCATCAGAGGCAATCCGAGCTCTCTGAATATAGAGCAAAGCCAGGTAATATCTGATGCAGTCTCAGAGAGAGTTCGATATTCAGCTTCAGTAGAACTCTTAGACACAGTAGGTTGTTTCCGAGAAGACCAAGCAATGAGATTCTTCCCTAGGAATGTGCTGTAACCACCAGTAGATCTTCTTGTAGAACTACATCTGGCCCAATCACTATCACTGTAGGCAGTGAGAGTGAAGTCTGCGTCTTTATGTAGAGAAATCCCCATTGTAATAGTGCCTTTAACGTATCTGATGATTCTTTTTAACAGGTGAAAGTCAGAGACCGTTGGCGAATGCATCTTCTGGCACACATAGTTCACGGCAAATTGAATGTCAGGCCGTGTCAGAGTCAAATACTGCAGCTTTCCTGCCAAGCTTCTGAAGTAGGTGGGATGAGAAAACAACTCTGTCTTGTCTTCAACTCTGTTTAGCTGTTGAGGCAAGGCTGTAGGCATCGGTTCACACTCTTTCATTCCTGCCACTGCAAGTAAGTCCACTGTGTACTTCTGCTGGCATAGAAACAACCCTTTATCATGCGTCTGAACTTGAATTCCCAAGAAGTAGTGTAGCTTGCCCATATCTGTCATTCTGAACTCACTGTTGAGTTGTTTGAGTAGATGATTCAGACTCTCAGAACTGTTTCCAGTGATTATCATGTCGTCGACATAAAGCAGTAGAATGATAATGTATGTTTCCGTTTTGTAGACGAATAAGGATGGATCAGACTAGGAACAACAGAAGCCAAATGCAATCAGAAATGAGCTGAACTTGTCGAACCAGGCCCGAGGAGCTTGTTTCAAACCGTAGATGGCTTTGTTCAATCGCCAAACATAGTGAGGATGCTCTGAATCGACAAATCCTGCTGGTTGCTTCATGAACACTTCTTCTTGTAAGTCACCAtgtaaaaatgcatttttgacGTCCATTTGCCTTATCTCCCAATTTAACACCGTAGCCATGTGTAAGATTGTTCTTACTGATGCCATTCTCACCACTGGACTGTAGGTTTCAAGATAGTCAACCCCTTCCTCTTGCTCATTTCCTTTTGCAACCAGACGGGATCGAAGCTTCTTGAAACTCCCATCAGCATTCAACTTCACTCTATGCACCCATCGGTTACCTAGAACATGCATGTCTTCAGTTCTTGGAACCAGCGTGAAGGTATTGGTTTCTTTGCAAGATTCATACTCATCACCCATTGCATTTCTCCAACCTTCATGTTTTAACGCATCTGCAATTGTTCTTGGCTCTGGGATTGAAACCTTCTGTGTGAGCAGAACGTAGCGAGGATTAGGCTTGACAGTGCCTACTTGTGACCTTGTGATCATCTGATGTCGTTGTGGTGCAGGAGGAGGAGCTTGTGGGACAGGAGAGGGACTTGGTGCATGATCAGAGGCTGGTGAAGAACCAGGTGATAATGCAGAAGACTCTCTATTACTTGAAGCCAAAGTAGACTGAGGCGCAGACTGGAGAGGAGGAAAGTCAGCATCAGAGAATAACGGGACAATTCCTTGATGAACTACCGGTGTTGAATCTGAAGCTTCTGATTCTTGCACCTGTTCCGAAGGTGATTGTGGAACAAAGCTCATATGCCATGCCTTGAGAAGTGGAGTTAAGACAGACGGATGACTCTGCTTGTAAGCTTGCCCAAAGGGAAATCAGATTCATCAAACAGGATATGACGTGTGATGTAGACTCGGCCAGTTGGAGGGTAAATGCATCTATACCCCTTGTATCTGTCATTGTAGCCTAGAAATACGCACTTTAGAGATCTAGGATCAAACTTGTTATTAGCATAGGCTCTGAGAGAGGGATAGCAGGCGCAGCCAAACGCTCTTAGAAAACTGTAGTTTACTGCTTTCCCGAACATTTCTGATAAGGTATTTGATGGTTTGGCAGGCTACTTGTAGGAAGCAAGTTGCTGAGAAAGGTTGCAGTGAAGAACGCTTCCATCCAGTACTTCAGAGGAATTTTGCTATCAAACATCATAGACAACCCGAGCTCAGTGATGTAACGGTGCTTCCTTTCAGCCAATCCGTTCTGTTGCGGCGTGTGAGGGCACGGGATTTGTTGTCTGATCCCATCTTTTTGCAAGTGAGAGATGAATGCAGAACTGATGAATTATCCACGTCCGTCACATTGAAAGGTGCCAATTCTACATCTCAATTGATTCTCTACTAAGGCTTGAAACTTGCAAAAGATTGAAAAGAACTCTGATTTGTATTTCATAGGATAGATCCAACAAAACCGTGACCAATGGTCGATAAAGATTACATTAAATCTGAAACCCTGAACAGATGTTGTTTGTGCAGGCCCCCAGAGATCACAGTGAATCTTCTCCAAAGGCCAAGACGCAACATAGCTAGAAGACTGAAAAGGTAAGCTACTGCTCTTGCCAAGTTGACACGACGAACACATCTTCTTGGTGCTTGAGCTTATTTTGATGAGGTTATTTGTAGACAGATGTTGAAGAACTTGCTGGTGAGGATGCCCAAGCCTCCTATGCCAAACAGCGTCTTAAGCAGAATGCTGCCTAGAGGAGTAAAGAGCTTTTATTTGCGGCTTGTTCTCAACTCTGTGAAGACCATTATCCCTTCTTCCCCTGGTGAGAACCTTCTTTGTAACCTTGTTCTTTATAGAAACCCCAAGATTATCAAACTCAACAGTGCAAGGATAATCATCAGTAACTTTGGATACAAATAACAGAGACTTTGCAATCTGAGGACACACAATGACAtttttgagaggaagaatacCTGAGGAAGAGGCGATGACTGTGGAACCAGTGTGAGAGATAGGTAAGTAACTCCCATCTCCTATCATGACAGTATCGGAACCATGATATGGTTGTGACTGATGCAGGTTTCGTGTTGAGATCGTCACATGTGCAGACGCAGCGGAGTCAGGGTACCATTCAGAACCGGAGTCATCAGACACCTCTGTGATGCGCATAGCAGCCATAGCCTGAGGAGTTTCATCAAGCTGGTAGCTTCTGTCAAAACGGTGATAGCATTTCAACGCATGATGACCAATCTTGCCACAGATTTGGCATGTAGGACGCATATCACCATCAGCCGAGGACGAGATTTGTTGATAGAAGCCGCGTCCTCTTGTGCTGTAAGAACCCCGACCACGCCCTCTTCTGCCACCACGACCTCGAGAGGTGTAGTAGTTTCCCTGCTGTGTACACACTGAGGCAAAGGCAAGATGCGGAGTGACTTTTTGACCAGTGTTGTAACCCTGAAGCCTATCATCGAAAGCAACCAGACGAGGAAAGATTGATTCAAACATGGGAGGCGGAACAGAGTCGATGGAACCCTCTATAGCAGTCTTGATAGGCTCGTAGTCACGCCCCAAACCGTGAAGAGCTGAGAAGATCTTCATGGCCTCAGTCATAGGCGCACCAATGGAGGCAAGTTGATCACTAAGGGCTTTAACTTCCTGAAGAAAGTCGAACATCTTCTTGTCGCCTTTCGCTAAAGTCTGCATCTTGTGCTGTAGCTCAAACAGTCTGGAGTTTGATGGTCTGTTGAAGTGCGTCTCTAGACTGGACCAGATCTCGCGAGCTGTTTCGCAGTTCACCACCATGGACTGAAGAGAATCAGTAATAGATCCAAGAAGCCAAGATTGAACAACTTGATCTGTTTAGAATCAAAGCTCATGGTCAGGATTCAGAAATGGGGTAGAGGATCCATGGATAGTCTGCACCATGATCGTAGAGACTGGCTGTGGTATGGTACCAGTAACGAAACCAAACAGGCGTTGGCCAATGAGAAAAGACTGAAACTGTCGTTTCCAAAAGAAGAAATTTTGCTTATTGAGCTTTACGGTAACACAGTGAATGATGTTCAATCGAGGAGGGTCATAAGGTTCAAGA is a genomic window of Brassica napus cultivar Da-Ae chromosome A2, Da-Ae, whole genome shotgun sequence containing:
- the LOC106412283 gene encoding F-box/LRR-repeat protein At1g48400-like, producing the protein MNGKVKQLREDKPDGQAQAVTTQNRYALLQDEGDQISGLGCPDYCDLLDGSLVLEDLYICDDAYPYNPPCCSTIMMSKSIKRLVVFTHLPDSQEYHDAMLFSVPSLGYLDDSTFVFENHECVALDLLVEARLNLKLWEESTSHYDYSDDDDDDYIYDDQPKMPIFGDVTNKTLHFCCKSMLVFNNLLNLSIESDKEKGWQVMPVLLKSCPRLHTLVIKGLVHRVTNKCGDACACIPVKHKEEEEEVCCLLTCQVKVLELLQKR